The Sorangiineae bacterium MSr11367 genome window below encodes:
- a CDS encoding Gfo/Idh/MocA family oxidoreductase: MNTTERDTLAVGIIGLGDIAQKAYLPVLTALPGLDVRLMTRDASKLDRIGAAYRIAHRYTDLEALVNSGLQAAFVHASTDQHVPIVARLLQAGVHVYVDKPLDYTLEGSRHLVELAEKSGLSLFVGFNRRYAPAYVEARQRPRDLVVFQKHRRGCAENVRTAIFDDFVHVVDTLRFFAPGEVEHVDVRARVHEGRLEHVVLTLSGAGFTALGVQNRVSGSTEEVLEVSGADAKRQVLQIADVVDHDRHPTMHRRGEWVPVSRQRGLEQACQIFLDAVRSGTILSARDALRTHELCEHIVEAIARSR; encoded by the coding sequence ATGAACACGACCGAACGCGACACCTTGGCGGTTGGCATCATTGGGCTGGGCGACATCGCCCAGAAGGCGTATCTGCCGGTTCTCACGGCGCTGCCGGGGCTCGACGTACGGCTGATGACCCGCGACGCGTCCAAATTGGACCGCATTGGCGCGGCTTACCGAATCGCACACCGCTACACGGATTTGGAGGCCCTCGTTAATAGCGGTCTGCAGGCCGCGTTCGTGCACGCATCCACCGATCAGCACGTGCCAATCGTGGCGCGATTGCTCCAGGCGGGCGTGCACGTCTACGTCGACAAGCCGCTCGACTACACGCTGGAGGGTTCACGCCATTTGGTCGAATTGGCCGAGAAGAGCGGCTTATCGCTCTTCGTAGGATTCAATCGCCGCTACGCCCCGGCCTACGTGGAAGCGCGACAGCGGCCGCGGGATCTCGTGGTGTTTCAGAAACACCGGCGCGGCTGCGCGGAGAACGTGCGCACGGCCATCTTCGACGACTTCGTTCACGTGGTCGATACGCTGCGCTTTTTCGCGCCGGGCGAAGTGGAACACGTCGACGTGCGTGCGCGCGTTCACGAAGGACGGCTCGAGCACGTCGTCCTCACCCTCTCCGGCGCAGGCTTCACCGCGCTGGGTGTACAGAATCGGGTCAGCGGCTCCACCGAGGAAGTCCTCGAAGTCTCCGGCGCAGATGCGAAGCGTCAGGTGCTTCAAATCGCCGACGTCGTCGACCACGACCGCCACCCCACGATGCACCGGCGCGGCGAGTGGGTCCCGGTATCCAGGCAGCGCGGCCTCGAACAAGCCTGCCAAATCTTCCTCGATGCCGTGCGCTCGGGCACCATCCTCTCGGCCCGCGATGCCTTACGCACGCACGAACTCTGCGAACACATCGTGGAGGCCATCGCACGATCGAGATGA
- a CDS encoding PKD domain-containing protein, with protein sequence MMSLARLVGIASIGTACLVGCSRGYGLNGSPLANAGAPQTVPLGSTVTLDGSRSWDPDGDDIFFFWSVAKEPAGSSLGEIRETTPTVKIHPAVAGEYEIQLVVTDYRNSAVGISEVKITVT encoded by the coding sequence ATGATGTCGCTGGCGCGATTGGTAGGGATCGCTTCGATTGGCACCGCGTGCCTGGTCGGGTGCTCCAGAGGGTACGGGCTGAACGGTTCTCCGCTGGCGAATGCCGGGGCACCTCAGACCGTGCCGCTTGGTTCGACCGTCACGCTCGATGGTTCCCGCAGTTGGGATCCGGACGGCGACGACATCTTCTTCTTCTGGAGCGTGGCCAAGGAGCCCGCAGGCAGCTCGCTTGGCGAAATTCGAGAGACGACCCCGACGGTGAAGATCCATCCCGCGGTGGCGGGCGAATACGAGATTCAGCTCGTCGTGACCGATTATCGCAATTCCGCCGTCGGTATTTCAGAAGTGAAAATTACGGTTACCTAA
- a CDS encoding PKD domain-containing protein, translating into MTTYFGKVAACALLGTLVLAGCSNDDDDNKAPVANAGTAQSVKVNQKVTLDGSKSKDPDGDKLTFKWAVTKQPQGSTLKIEETTDKPSLMPAVPGEYEIELTVNDGQASAKASVKVTASAESQNGKPTSRATGPSKVLVGANVALDGSQSSDPDQGDTLTYKWNLGKPPSSTAALSAANVAKPTFKADLAGEYIASLIVNDSKADSTGVEVKVKAVATNAKPVANAGTAQNVAVAATVTLDGSASTDSDAGDVLTYKWTVKSKPASSAAALNDATAKKPTFTADKAGEYEFELVVNDELENSAPVTVKVTAQ; encoded by the coding sequence ATGACGACTTATTTTGGTAAGGTTGCTGCTTGTGCATTGCTTGGAACCTTGGTTTTGGCCGGATGCAGCAACGACGACGACGACAATAAGGCGCCCGTCGCCAACGCCGGGACGGCGCAATCGGTCAAAGTGAATCAGAAGGTCACGCTCGACGGCTCGAAGAGCAAAGATCCGGACGGCGACAAACTCACGTTCAAGTGGGCAGTCACCAAGCAGCCGCAGGGGAGCACGCTCAAGATCGAGGAGACGACGGACAAGCCGAGTCTCATGCCGGCCGTTCCCGGCGAATACGAGATCGAGCTGACCGTGAACGATGGCCAGGCTTCGGCGAAGGCGTCGGTGAAGGTCACCGCGTCGGCCGAAAGCCAGAATGGGAAGCCGACGTCCAGGGCCACCGGCCCCTCCAAGGTGCTCGTGGGCGCCAACGTGGCGCTCGATGGCTCGCAGAGCTCCGATCCGGATCAGGGCGACACGCTGACCTACAAATGGAACCTGGGGAAGCCCCCGAGCAGCACCGCGGCGCTCTCTGCGGCGAACGTGGCCAAGCCGACGTTCAAGGCCGATCTGGCCGGTGAATACATCGCTTCGCTCATCGTGAACGACAGCAAAGCGGACAGCACTGGGGTCGAGGTCAAGGTCAAGGCGGTGGCCACCAACGCGAAGCCGGTGGCCAATGCGGGCACCGCGCAAAACGTGGCCGTGGCCGCGACGGTCACGCTCGACGGCAGCGCGAGCACCGATTCCGACGCGGGCGATGTGCTGACCTACAAGTGGACCGTCAAGTCCAAGCCGGCCAGCAGCGCCGCGGCCTTGAACGACGCCACCGCGAAGAAGCCGACCTTCACGGCCGACAAGGCGGGCGAATACGAGTTCGAGCTCGTGGTGAACGACGAACTCGAAAATAGCGCGCCCGTCACGGTGAAGGTCACCGCGCAGTAG
- a CDS encoding amidohydrolase family protein, with protein MTQRTLIRGGWIVRPDERAADLPRGDLLIENGAIAAIAPVLEADGAEVLDAAGMLVLPGFVDTHRHTWQTTLRHRGGDWSLQDYVTQALFATGRRTRPEDVYAGTLLGALSAIDSGITTLLDWSHIQNTPAHADAAIAALTESGLRAIFGHGPAFTELPPGVDPAGRRHPADIRRLRRERFTSDDGLVTLAMAASGPDFSSDAATVDDFGLARELGLRITVHVGGGEPGPENRGIERMHAARLLGPDITAVHAAGATDEGLRLLADHGVTVSVSPQIELGMSGLAAPTLGRMLAAGLTASLSVDSETAAASDMFTPMRTAFAMHRRDARLPAVSARDVLRWATLEGARATGLDRRTGSLTPGKAADIVLLRATDVNLAPVSSPADAIVLAAHPGNVDTVFVAGRVLKRGGRLVADVERARLLVRASHEHVLGGG; from the coding sequence ATGACGCAACGAACCCTCATCCGCGGCGGCTGGATCGTCCGCCCCGACGAACGTGCGGCCGACCTTCCGCGCGGCGATCTTCTCATTGAAAACGGAGCGATCGCCGCCATCGCGCCCGTGCTCGAGGCCGACGGTGCGGAGGTGCTCGACGCAGCCGGCATGCTGGTGCTCCCGGGCTTCGTCGACACCCATCGGCATACGTGGCAGACGACCCTCCGGCACCGTGGCGGAGACTGGTCGCTTCAGGACTACGTCACGCAGGCACTGTTCGCGACCGGACGGCGCACGCGTCCGGAGGATGTGTACGCCGGCACGCTGTTGGGTGCACTCTCGGCCATCGACAGCGGGATCACCACGCTGCTCGACTGGTCGCACATCCAGAATACGCCCGCCCACGCCGACGCGGCCATCGCCGCGCTCACCGAGTCGGGGCTTCGCGCCATCTTTGGCCACGGTCCCGCGTTCACCGAGCTGCCGCCCGGGGTCGATCCCGCGGGGCGACGGCACCCGGCGGACATTCGGAGGCTGCGCCGCGAGAGGTTCACCAGCGACGATGGCTTGGTCACCTTGGCCATGGCCGCGAGCGGCCCAGACTTCAGCAGCGACGCCGCCACGGTCGATGACTTCGGGCTCGCGCGCGAGCTTGGGTTGCGCATCACCGTGCACGTGGGAGGTGGGGAACCGGGTCCGGAAAATCGCGGCATCGAGCGGATGCACGCGGCACGCTTGCTCGGTCCCGACATCACCGCGGTCCATGCGGCGGGGGCCACGGACGAGGGGTTGCGGCTCCTGGCCGATCACGGCGTCACCGTCTCGGTTTCCCCGCAAATCGAGCTCGGAATGAGCGGGCTCGCCGCGCCGACCCTCGGGCGCATGCTGGCGGCTGGCCTTACCGCGAGCTTGAGCGTCGACAGCGAAACCGCCGCGGCCAGCGACATGTTCACGCCGATGCGCACCGCCTTCGCCATGCATCGCCGCGATGCGCGCCTTCCGGCGGTGTCGGCGCGCGACGTTCTACGATGGGCCACGCTCGAGGGTGCGCGCGCCACCGGGTTGGATCGCCGCACAGGCTCGCTGACGCCGGGCAAAGCCGCGGACATCGTCTTGCTCCGCGCGACCGACGTCAACCTCGCCCCGGTGAGCTCTCCGGCCGACGCCATCGTGCTCGCCGCGCATCCCGGCAACGTCGACACGGTGTTCGTGGCCGGGCGCGTCCTCAAGCGGGGCGGGCGTCTCGTCGCCGACGTCGAGCGCGCCCGCCTTCTCGTTCGAGCCTCGCACGAGCACGTGCTCGGCGGCGGATAG
- a CDS encoding LysR family transcriptional regulator: MDMHGIDLNLLVAFDALMAERNVTRAGARIGRTQPAMSAALARLRALFHDELFVRSPTGLQPTPRALDLSVPLSDALAQIQRTLDFTQTFEPAASTATFTLALSDHPAFVLLPRLMRRIEAEAPGVVLHVRGFTDRQQAEELLESGAAHAAVGVPARWGASILSQPLYPERFVSVVREGHPLLAKKVTLKRFLTFPHLLVSPEGDRRGHVDEKLAELGLSRRLGISLPHMFAAPSIVASSNLIATLMKGVVEHSFHGFPLRVFEPPLALPITTFVLAWHRRNDAHPAQSWLRGIIAEIARANHAGHGLTRARAGSI, translated from the coding sequence ATGGATATGCATGGCATCGATTTGAACCTGCTCGTTGCGTTCGACGCGCTCATGGCCGAACGAAATGTCACGCGGGCGGGGGCGCGGATCGGTCGAACCCAGCCCGCCATGAGCGCCGCGCTCGCCCGACTGCGCGCGCTCTTTCACGACGAGCTCTTCGTCCGCAGTCCAACGGGGCTGCAGCCCACGCCGCGGGCGCTCGATCTGAGCGTGCCGCTGTCCGACGCCCTCGCGCAGATCCAGCGCACACTCGACTTCACGCAGACCTTCGAGCCCGCAGCTTCGACGGCGACGTTTACCCTCGCGTTGTCCGACCATCCGGCGTTCGTGCTCTTGCCGCGTCTCATGCGACGCATCGAGGCGGAGGCTCCGGGGGTGGTGCTGCACGTCCGAGGCTTCACCGATCGGCAGCAGGCCGAAGAGCTCCTCGAAAGCGGGGCGGCGCACGCGGCGGTAGGCGTTCCGGCGCGTTGGGGGGCCAGCATTCTCAGCCAGCCGCTTTATCCGGAGCGTTTCGTGAGCGTCGTGCGGGAGGGTCACCCCCTGCTGGCCAAGAAGGTGACGTTGAAACGCTTCCTCACGTTTCCGCATTTGTTGGTCTCCCCCGAGGGAGACCGGCGCGGCCACGTCGATGAAAAGCTCGCCGAACTCGGGCTATCGCGGCGATTGGGCATTTCCCTGCCGCACATGTTCGCGGCGCCGAGCATCGTGGCCTCCTCCAACCTGATCGCCACGCTCATGAAAGGCGTGGTGGAGCACTCCTTCCACGGCTTTCCGCTCCGCGTCTTCGAACCACCGCTCGCCCTGCCGATCACGACCTTCGTCCTCGCATGGCACCGACGCAACGATGCACACCCCGCCCAGAGCTGGCTCCGCGGCATCATTGCCGAGATCGCTCGGGCTAACCACGCCGGGCACGGCTTGACGAGGGCGCGGGCCGGATCTATTTGA
- a CDS encoding DoxX family protein: MNALRANPAVALLVLRVGLGLSLFLRHGVEKLTGFSEMATRFPDPFHMGRVPSLVIALLSDAVASLLIVSGAGTRFAAAYVAGNVAVAWLFVHHLEFFGPQAEHGELCALYVCGALTIALAGAGPYSVDAMLRRRAGATEGLAANATTLSRRSGAAEPPTTY, encoded by the coding sequence ATGAACGCATTGCGTGCAAACCCGGCCGTTGCCCTTCTCGTTCTTCGCGTGGGGCTGGGCCTGAGTCTTTTCCTTCGACATGGCGTGGAGAAGCTCACCGGCTTCTCCGAGATGGCCACTCGCTTTCCCGACCCTTTTCACATGGGGCGCGTGCCAAGCCTGGTCATCGCACTCTTGTCGGATGCCGTGGCTTCGTTGCTCATCGTTTCCGGGGCGGGAACGCGGTTCGCCGCAGCCTACGTGGCAGGCAACGTCGCGGTGGCGTGGCTCTTCGTGCACCACCTGGAGTTCTTCGGGCCCCAGGCCGAGCACGGAGAGCTCTGCGCCCTCTACGTCTGCGGTGCGCTGACCATCGCCCTCGCGGGCGCCGGCCCGTACAGCGTCGATGCGATGCTGCGCCGTCGCGCCGGCGCAACCGAGGGGTTGGCTGCAAACGCCACGACGCTCTCTCGGAGGAGTGGGGCGGCGGAGCCCCCCACAACCTATTGA
- a CDS encoding bestrophin family protein codes for MIDYEAKNWLAVAFRFRGTIGPRLLGRVLIVGVVGFLAAGLNASVGFKIPAIAHTLIGVALGLLLVFRTNASYDRYWEGRKLLGIMVNRSRDLARQMAAFAGSRQEPEVQRVVDDVQRYLSAFFALAVQSLRSQRDLAALGDRLTPEERAILEPKKARAPVVATFLSQRIEDLGRRGVLAPHHVLLLDPNITALLDALGGCERIVRTPIPFAYAQHIKLAVLLFTVTVPFAMADATRWYTPAASAILAFALIGIDEIGVEIEDPFGDDPNDLPIDRLAETIASSAEDILHTRAL; via the coding sequence GTGATCGACTACGAGGCGAAAAACTGGCTCGCGGTTGCTTTCCGCTTTCGCGGGACCATCGGCCCACGGCTTCTCGGTCGTGTGCTCATCGTGGGCGTCGTCGGCTTCTTGGCCGCGGGGCTCAACGCCAGCGTCGGGTTCAAGATCCCGGCGATTGCCCACACCCTGATCGGCGTCGCGCTCGGGTTGCTCTTGGTCTTTCGGACCAATGCTTCCTACGACCGCTACTGGGAAGGGCGAAAGCTGCTCGGCATCATGGTCAATCGATCGCGGGATCTGGCACGCCAGATGGCGGCTTTCGCGGGCAGCCGTCAGGAGCCAGAGGTGCAGCGCGTGGTCGACGACGTCCAACGCTACCTGAGCGCGTTCTTCGCGCTTGCGGTGCAAAGCCTGCGCTCCCAGCGCGACCTGGCTGCCCTGGGCGACCGGCTCACCCCCGAAGAGCGGGCCATCCTGGAGCCGAAAAAGGCGCGCGCGCCCGTGGTGGCCACATTCCTTTCGCAGCGCATCGAGGACCTCGGCCGCCGCGGCGTGCTCGCACCGCATCACGTCCTGCTGCTGGATCCGAACATCACCGCGCTCCTCGATGCCCTCGGCGGGTGCGAACGCATCGTCCGCACCCCCATTCCATTCGCGTACGCCCAGCACATTAAACTGGCGGTGTTGCTCTTCACCGTCACGGTTCCTTTTGCCATGGCGGACGCGACGAGGTGGTACACGCCGGCGGCCAGCGCCATCCTGGCCTTCGCCCTCATCGGCATCGACGAGATCGGCGTGGAAATCGAGGATCCCTTCGGGGACGACCCCAACGACCTGCCCATCGACCGCCTCGCCGAGACCATCGCCAGCAGCGCCGAAGACATCTTGCACACACGAGCGCTGTAG
- a CDS encoding amino acid adenylation domain-containing protein, whose translation MRFGNEALTYSELHERAECHAARLLDLGVTPGMPVAMITERSLEMVVGIWAILRAGAAYVPIDPEYPRERIQSILRDSGARIHATVSFFARDASPGRAALPPTGPAVGPAYIMYTSGSTGAPKGVAVAHHNVIRTVVRTNYIDIHTRDCILQLSNYAFDGSVFDIFGALLNGATLVLPQRDDVGDPERLAALIRGAGISVLFVTTALFNACIDYDPSIFGPVRKVLFGGEQVSVQHVKKAFAHLGPGRLIHVYGPTETTVFSSAHAVERVGETVPIGKPLANTRLYVLDANQEPSPIGVPGELYIAGEGVSRGYWNDAELTRDRFVPDPFVAQGVMYKTGDRVKQQEDGELVFLGRADQQVKLRGFRIELGEIEARLLEHPQVQQCAVVVKAQRLVAYGTSAEVLDGDALKAHLRTSLPHYMIPDRWVQLPALPLTANGKVDRKKLAADADERPRSTRGGARTAREEALHRIFADVLGVPEVGAEEGFSDIGGNSVNAITLVSRLKHAGFPVTTRDILHCQTIERLLKEVWPTPSPAPAALNDTGSGLRPLEQLDIGAVRRLLDESLAHNGRVITGASVSNEYPLCAMQQLQIRFRTPACFAMWPLERAVDLPTLQAAYGALTAQHGLLRSVAVESGERHVWREYDHRADEAPSIPVIDLAEHSGTPSAVRALVEQVATRVYEASQILHQLVLVRRNRNEHFLVWVVSHVIFDKVTQEILTSHLIRHYEDVLLGRPPSRTRSSPSFEDYTRQLARGPQGIGASDIVRSFRLDDFYEAKQETKRLVSATGTESATNFTIVLPLRSGWHVENAFEVALAVHAKGLQRYLHMDELPLLFVTEGRQYEGQRYYDTVGEFTDIVPLLVDARPPSTEILQSVAGRFDVLKRHNVNFLHLLLDPTARASWPDVGRLMDAGDGFEHFDILMFNFLGNVDDVPVEETFRVEPHPLPIQTLLNGITSVSSDTMVCAFRTSCAVDVARIRACFEQAASELP comes from the coding sequence GTGCGTTTCGGGAATGAGGCCCTGACCTATTCTGAATTGCACGAGCGCGCCGAGTGCCATGCGGCGCGGCTGCTGGATCTCGGTGTGACGCCGGGCATGCCGGTGGCGATGATCACCGAACGTTCGCTGGAAATGGTGGTGGGCATCTGGGCCATTTTGCGGGCGGGCGCCGCCTACGTGCCCATCGATCCCGAGTATCCACGGGAGCGGATTCAATCGATCCTGCGGGATAGCGGGGCGCGCATCCACGCCACGGTGTCGTTTTTTGCGCGCGACGCGAGTCCAGGGCGAGCGGCCCTTCCTCCGACCGGGCCGGCCGTCGGGCCTGCGTACATCATGTACACGTCCGGCTCGACGGGGGCACCCAAAGGGGTCGCGGTGGCGCATCACAACGTGATCCGAACGGTGGTTCGAACGAATTACATCGATATCCATACGCGGGACTGTATTTTGCAATTGTCGAATTACGCCTTCGACGGTTCGGTGTTCGACATTTTCGGCGCATTGCTCAACGGAGCCACGTTGGTATTGCCCCAACGGGACGACGTCGGTGATCCCGAGCGGCTCGCGGCCCTCATCCGCGGGGCGGGCATCAGCGTGCTGTTCGTCACGACGGCGCTGTTCAACGCATGCATCGACTACGATCCGTCGATCTTCGGTCCCGTGCGAAAGGTGTTGTTCGGCGGCGAGCAGGTTTCCGTCCAACACGTGAAAAAAGCATTTGCGCACCTGGGGCCCGGACGACTGATTCACGTGTACGGCCCCACGGAAACCACGGTGTTCAGCAGCGCGCACGCGGTCGAGCGCGTTGGGGAGACGGTTCCCATTGGGAAGCCGCTGGCCAATACGCGCCTCTACGTTCTCGATGCGAACCAAGAGCCGAGTCCAATCGGCGTGCCCGGTGAGCTGTACATCGCAGGGGAGGGCGTGAGCCGGGGCTATTGGAACGACGCAGAACTGACGCGGGATCGGTTCGTGCCGGATCCGTTCGTGGCCCAAGGCGTGATGTACAAGACCGGGGATCGGGTGAAACAGCAAGAGGACGGGGAGCTCGTCTTCCTCGGGCGGGCCGACCAGCAGGTAAAGCTGAGAGGATTTCGCATCGAGCTTGGCGAGATCGAGGCGCGCCTGCTGGAGCACCCGCAGGTGCAGCAATGCGCGGTGGTGGTGAAGGCGCAACGTCTCGTTGCATATGGGACGTCTGCCGAGGTTTTGGACGGTGACGCGTTGAAAGCGCATCTTCGTACATCGCTGCCCCATTACATGATTCCGGATCGGTGGGTGCAACTGCCAGCTTTGCCCCTTACCGCGAACGGAAAGGTCGATCGGAAGAAGCTCGCCGCGGACGCGGACGAACGGCCTCGCTCGACGCGCGGGGGCGCGCGCACCGCGCGCGAGGAGGCGCTGCATCGGATTTTCGCCGACGTGCTCGGCGTGCCCGAGGTGGGGGCGGAGGAAGGCTTTTCGGACATTGGCGGCAATTCTGTCAACGCGATCACCCTGGTATCGCGGTTGAAGCACGCGGGATTTCCCGTGACCACGCGAGACATTCTGCACTGCCAGACCATCGAGCGCCTGTTGAAGGAGGTATGGCCCACGCCGTCCCCGGCGCCCGCTGCCCTGAACGATACAGGCTCGGGTCTGCGACCCTTGGAGCAGCTCGACATCGGTGCCGTGCGGCGCCTCTTGGACGAGTCGTTGGCGCACAATGGGCGCGTCATCACCGGCGCGTCCGTGTCCAACGAGTATCCGCTTTGTGCCATGCAACAGCTGCAGATTCGCTTCCGGACGCCGGCTTGCTTTGCCATGTGGCCGCTCGAGCGGGCGGTGGATCTTCCCACCCTGCAGGCGGCCTATGGCGCTTTGACCGCGCAGCACGGGTTGCTTCGAAGCGTGGCCGTCGAATCGGGCGAACGGCACGTCTGGCGCGAATACGACCACCGTGCAGACGAAGCGCCGTCGATCCCGGTGATCGACCTCGCCGAGCACTCCGGCACGCCATCCGCCGTGAGGGCGTTGGTCGAGCAGGTCGCGACCCGCGTGTACGAAGCTTCGCAAATACTCCACCAGCTCGTTTTGGTGCGACGAAATAGGAACGAGCATTTCCTGGTGTGGGTGGTGAGCCACGTGATCTTCGACAAGGTCACCCAAGAGATCCTCACGAGTCACCTGATTCGCCATTACGAGGACGTGCTTCTCGGGCGGCCGCCCTCGCGCACCAGGTCCTCCCCATCGTTCGAAGATTATACGCGTCAATTGGCCCGTGGCCCGCAGGGGATCGGCGCGTCCGACATCGTACGATCGTTCCGGCTCGACGATTTCTACGAGGCCAAACAAGAGACGAAACGCCTGGTGTCGGCGACGGGAACGGAGTCGGCGACCAATTTTACCATCGTGCTGCCGCTGCGGAGCGGCTGGCACGTGGAGAATGCCTTCGAGGTTGCACTCGCCGTTCATGCCAAAGGCCTCCAGCGCTATCTGCATATGGACGAACTACCCTTGCTGTTCGTGACGGAGGGGCGTCAGTACGAAGGCCAGCGATATTACGATACGGTGGGAGAATTCACGGATATCGTTCCCCTCTTGGTGGATGCGCGCCCACCCTCGACGGAGATCCTTCAGTCCGTCGCGGGCCGGTTCGATGTGCTGAAACGACACAATGTGAACTTCTTGCATCTGCTGTTGGATCCCACCGCGCGGGCCTCATGGCCCGACGTAGGCCGGCTCATGGACGCGGGAGATGGTTTCGAGCACTTCGACATTCTCATGTTCAATTTCCTGGGCAACGTGGACGATGTCCCCGTCGAGGAGACTTTTCGGGTGGAGCCGCATCCATTGCCCATTCAAACCCTGCTCAACGGCATCACCAGCGTATCTTCCGATACGATGGTTTGCGCGTTTCGCACGAGCTGCGCGGTGGACGTTGCTCGAATTCGAGCTTGCTTCGAACAGGCCGCGTCGGAGTTGCCCTGA